A window from Primulina huaijiensis isolate GDHJ02 chromosome 11, ASM1229523v2, whole genome shotgun sequence encodes these proteins:
- the LOC140987886 gene encoding NAD-capped RNA hydrolase DXO1, which translates to MDFAEQAMNLFGESSDEEGNNNDSNHNEEEQDDRGQQQKQSSSSSSAHSSSSSSGRSSSASSSASSSSSNQSSSSSSDGEEQEQDSHDAGEVGFTSYNNYNNDSNNHYYGKGVDEVEEESKDLFGDDNEDYAKTPSKSPYPVPVLPAIRNTNNHTRGGFGRGRWQNDRGILPRPGPYPQRQNYGHGPNFFNPPRDERFVSELKFSKSEETLARKCIAFQEPCELACYSRVERGDVYFDDRSLRLFKRLITEDIGTDLNDGFDTFIEKQDLGSRGFGDLLACIRNKSIPLHNMHFVTYRNNLNKILATAYIRHEPWEMGVHKRKGVVYLDVHKLPERPQSELDRRRCYWGYCFETLATEDPRRADGDGIHHVDSNVEYCSVIKTKLGAHRILMGAEMDCCDSTDEGRRFYVELKTSRELDYHTEERYEREKLLKFWIQSFLAGVPYIVIGFRDDGGRLVRTERLRTKDITQRVKMKNYWQGGVCLAFADEVLCWLYGTVKENEDYILQFAAPFTRLELLQAQSCPDVIPNHVDHLGHSH; encoded by the exons ATGGATTTTGCTGAGCAAGCAATGAACTTGTTCGGAGAATCTTCAGATGAAGAAGGGAATAACAATGACTCGAATCACAATGAAGAAGAACAAGATGATAGAGGGCAGCAACAAAAGCAAAGCTCTTCCTCATCATCTGCTCACTCTTCCTCCTCATCATCGGGGCGTTCTTCATCTGCGTCTTCCTCAGCGTCATCATCGTCCTCAAATcagagcagcagcagcagcagtgatggagaagaacaagaacaagataGTCATGATGCAGGGGAAGTGGGGTTTACTTCTTACAATAATTACAATAATGATAGTAACAATCATTACTATGGTAAAGGGGTGGATGAAGTTGAGGAGGAGAGTAAGGATCTTTTTGGCGATGACAATGAAGATTACGCTAAAACCCCCTCCAAAAGTCCTTACCCTGTTCCTG TCTTACCTGCCATACGAAATACAAACAATCACACAAGAGGTGGTTTTGGGCGTGGCCGTTGGCAAAATGATAGAGGGATTCTTCCCCGACCTGGACCTTATCCACAAAGGCAAAATTATGGTCATGGTCCCAATTTCTTTAACCCCCCTCGTGATGAACGCTTTGTCTCGGAGTTGAAATTTTCAAAGAGTGAAGAAACCTTGGCCAGAAAATGCATTGCCTTTCAGGAG CCATGTGAACTTGCTTGCTATAGCCGTGTTGAACGTGGAGATGTCTACTTCGACGATCGCAGTTTG AGGTTGTTTAAGCGGCTTATCACTGAAGATATTGGCACTGACCTTAATGATGGTTTTGATACATTCATTGAGAAGCAAG ATTTGGGTTCTCGAGGATTTGGAGATCTTCTTGCTTGCATAAGAAATAAAAGCATACCCCTTCATAACATGCACTTTGTG ACATATCGAAACAACCTCAATAAG ATACTGGCTACTGCTTATATCAGACACGAGCCTTGGGAAATGGGAGTGCATAAGAGAAAAGGAGTCGTTTATCTTGATGTACATAAATTACCAGAAAGGCCGCAAAGTGAACTGGACCGTCGGAG ATGTTATTGGGGGTATTGTTTTGAGACTCTTGCGACTGAGGATCCGAGAAGAGCTGATGGTGATGGGATTCATCATGTCGACAGTAATGTTGAGTACTGCTCTGTGATTAAAACCAAATTAGGAGCACATCGAATATTGATGGGTGCCGAAATGGACTGTTGCGATTCAACTGACGAGGGTAGAAGATTTTATGTTGAACTAAAAACAAGTCGTGAG TTGGATTATCATACCGAGGAAAGATACGAGAGGGAGAAATTGCTCAAGTTCTGG ATTCAGTCTTTCCTTGCCGGTGTACCATATATTGTGATTGGATTCAG GGATGATGGTGGGCGACTTGTTCGTACGGAACGACTAAGAACCAAAGATATAACACAGAGAGTAAAGATGAAAAACTACTGGCAG GGAGGCGTTTGTCTGGCGTTTGCTGATGAGGTGTTGTGCTGGCTTTATGGAACAGTTAAAGAAA ATGAAGACTACATATTGCAATTTGCTGCGCCTTTTACTCGGTTGGAGCTTCTACAAGCTCAGTCTTGCCCAGATGTTATCCCCAACCATGTTGATCATCTAGGACACTCTCACTGA